The following coding sequences lie in one Streptococcus suis genomic window:
- a CDS encoding triose-phosphate isomerase produces the protein MSRKPIIAGNWKMNKNPQEAQAFVEAIAGKLPAGDKIEAAIAAPAVDLNALLWFAKDSELKVAAQNCYFEDAGAFTGETSPKVLAEMGVNYVVIGHSERRDYFHETDEDINKKAHAIFRNGLTPIICCGESLETYEAGKAVEFVGAQVSAALKGLTAEQVASLVIAYEPIWAIGTGKSATKDDAQNMCKAVREVVAADFGQEVADKVRVQYGGSVNPSNVAEYMACPDVDGALVGGASLEAESFLALLNF, from the coding sequence ATGTCACGTAAACCAATCATTGCCGGTAACTGGAAAATGAACAAAAACCCTCAAGAAGCACAAGCTTTCGTTGAGGCAATTGCAGGAAAATTGCCTGCAGGCGACAAAATTGAAGCAGCTATCGCAGCTCCAGCTGTAGATTTGAACGCTCTCTTATGGTTCGCTAAAGATTCTGAATTGAAAGTTGCTGCTCAAAACTGCTACTTTGAAGATGCTGGTGCCTTCACTGGTGAAACATCTCCAAAAGTATTGGCTGAAATGGGTGTTAACTATGTTGTTATCGGTCACTCAGAGCGTCGTGATTACTTCCACGAAACTGATGAAGATATTAATAAAAAAGCTCATGCAATCTTCCGTAACGGTTTGACTCCAATCATCTGTTGTGGTGAGTCACTTGAAACTTACGAAGCTGGTAAAGCAGTTGAATTCGTAGGTGCACAAGTTTCTGCAGCTTTGAAAGGCTTGACTGCTGAACAAGTAGCATCACTTGTTATTGCTTACGAGCCAATCTGGGCAATCGGTACTGGTAAATCAGCTACTAAAGATGATGCACAAAACATGTGTAAAGCTGTTCGTGAGGTTGTTGCTGCTGATTTCGGTCAAGAAGTTGCAGACAAGGTTCGCGTTCAATACGGTGGTTCTGTAAATCCATCAAACGTTGCTGAATACATGGCATGTCCAGACGTTGACGGTGCGCTTGTTGGTGGTGCATCACTTGAAGCAGAAAGTTTCTTGGCTTTGTTGAACTTCTAA
- a CDS encoding DUF4430 domain-containing protein gives MKKISIMLMVVFSLFLAACTNTTEKQSESAIEVTLQITTKDKENRQEVTAEEGDSVMDVLKEHHDIVEDNGLITEIDGVSQDASTNTYWMYKVNGQMADKGAKDLTVANGDEIEFYLETFE, from the coding sequence ATGAAAAAAATTAGTATTATGTTGATGGTTGTCTTCTCGCTCTTCTTGGCTGCTTGTACAAACACTACTGAGAAACAGAGTGAATCGGCTATCGAAGTCACTTTGCAGATTACAACCAAGGACAAAGAGAATCGTCAGGAAGTGACTGCGGAAGAAGGTGATAGTGTCATGGATGTACTTAAAGAACATCATGACATTGTAGAAGACAATGGTTTGATAACAGAAATTGATGGTGTTAGCCAAGATGCGAGTACCAATACATACTGGATGTATAAAGTTAATGGCCAAATGGCTGATAAAGGGGCGAAAGACCTTACAGTTGCGAATGGGGATGAAATTGAATTTTATCTTGAAACATTTGAATAG
- the tuf gene encoding elongation factor Tu, which yields MAKEKYDRSKPHVNIGTIGHVDHGKTTLTAAITTVLARRLPSSVNQPKDYASIDAAPEERERGITINTAHVEYETEKRHYAHIDAPGHADYVKNMITGAAQMDGAILVVASTDGPMPQTREHILLSRQVGVKHLIVFMNKVDLVDDEELLELVEMEIRDLLSEYDFPGDDLPVIQGSALKALEGDTKYEDIVMELMNTVDEYIPEPERDTDKPLLLPVEDVFSITGRGTVASGRIDRGTVRVNDEIEIVGLQEEKSKAVVTGVEMFRKQLDEGLAGDNVGVLLRGVQRDEIERGQVISKPGSINPHTKFKGEVYILTKEEGGRHTPFFDNYRPQFYFRTTDVTGSIKLPEGTEMVMPGDNVTIDVELIHPIAVEQGTTFSIREGGRTVGSGMVTEIEA from the coding sequence ATGGCAAAAGAAAAATACGATCGTAGTAAACCCCACGTTAACATTGGTACAATTGGACACGTTGACCACGGTAAAACTACTTTGACAGCAGCTATCACAACTGTATTGGCACGTCGCTTGCCTTCATCAGTTAACCAACCTAAAGACTATGCGTCTATCGATGCTGCTCCAGAAGAGCGCGAGCGCGGTATCACTATCAACACTGCACACGTTGAGTACGAAACTGAAAAACGTCACTATGCTCACATCGACGCTCCAGGACACGCGGACTACGTTAAAAACATGATCACTGGTGCTGCTCAGATGGACGGTGCGATTCTTGTAGTAGCTTCAACTGACGGTCCAATGCCACAAACTCGTGAGCACATCCTTCTTTCACGTCAGGTTGGTGTTAAACACCTTATCGTCTTCATGAACAAAGTTGACTTGGTTGACGATGAAGAATTGCTTGAGTTGGTTGAAATGGAAATCCGTGACCTTCTTTCAGAATACGATTTCCCAGGTGATGATCTTCCAGTTATCCAAGGTTCAGCTCTTAAAGCTCTTGAAGGTGACACTAAGTACGAAGACATCGTTATGGAATTGATGAACACTGTTGATGAGTACATTCCAGAACCAGAACGCGACACTGACAAACCATTGTTGCTTCCAGTCGAAGACGTATTCTCAATCACTGGTCGTGGTACTGTAGCATCAGGACGTATCGACCGTGGTACAGTTCGTGTTAACGACGAAATCGAAATCGTTGGTCTTCAAGAAGAAAAATCTAAAGCAGTTGTTACTGGTGTTGAAATGTTCCGTAAACAACTTGACGAAGGTCTTGCCGGCGATAACGTTGGTGTGCTTCTTCGTGGTGTACAACGTGATGAAATCGAACGTGGTCAAGTTATCTCTAAACCAGGTTCTATCAACCCACACACTAAATTCAAAGGTGAAGTTTACATCCTTACTAAAGAAGAAGGTGGACGTCACACTCCATTCTTCGACAACTACCGTCCACAGTTCTACTTCCGTACAACTGACGTAACTGGTTCAATCAAATTGCCAGAAGGTACTGAAATGGTAATGCCTGGTGATAACGTTACTATCGACGTTGAATTGATCCACCCAATCGCCGTTGAACAAGGTACTACTTTCTCTATCCGTGAAGGTGGACGTACTGTTGGTTCAGGTATGGTTACAGAAATCGAAGCTTAA
- a CDS encoding preprotein translocase YidC codes for MKPLTAIFLIVLSYFSLLESWILMILVMVGSGLLFGFGTVVLWQVLSFAFIQLIWWLVIGPFIKKENIPLWLQSLLAGILVFLYGLMISFLSATQFGTSPIVFWLNGLVFDGLHAASTVLFYPIIDYIFRRFYK; via the coding sequence ATAAAGCCTCTCACGGCTATTTTCCTCATTGTTCTGTCCTATTTCAGTTTGCTGGAGAGCTGGATATTGATGATACTAGTGATGGTAGGGAGTGGCTTGCTTTTTGGATTTGGCACAGTTGTTTTGTGGCAAGTTCTTAGTTTTGCTTTTATCCAATTGATATGGTGGTTGGTAATCGGTCCTTTTATCAAAAAAGAGAACATTCCCTTGTGGCTACAGAGTCTTCTGGCGGGGATTCTTGTCTTTTTGTATGGGCTAATGATAAGTTTTTTATCTGCTACACAGTTTGGGACTTCCCCTATCGTCTTTTGGCTTAATGGTCTAGTCTTTGATGGTTTACACGCTGCTTCAACAGTTTTGTTTTATCCAATTATTGATTATATTTTTAGGAGATTTTATAAATGA
- the thiT gene encoding energy-coupled thiamine transporter ThiT — translation MSKSKLSILAEVAIFSAIALVFDKIPLFTMPQGGSVSLVMLPILLLALRHGLGVGVLTGGIVGTIQLFYGGYFLNVFQVFLDYALSYAGIGLAGLVAPTLSKQKNLKNATLIITLASFLGGSIRLVATFLSGIIFYADYAPDGMPVWFYSFTYNISYILPSTAIASILLILLYRARPGFYNI, via the coding sequence ATGTCCAAATCCAAATTGTCTATTCTAGCTGAAGTTGCTATCTTTTCTGCAATTGCCCTCGTTTTTGACAAAATCCCGCTCTTTACAATGCCCCAAGGTGGATCTGTGTCTTTAGTCATGCTTCCAATCCTACTGCTTGCTCTGCGCCACGGACTAGGGGTGGGGGTTCTTACTGGTGGTATTGTCGGAACCATTCAACTTTTCTACGGTGGCTACTTCCTAAACGTTTTTCAAGTTTTTCTTGACTACGCACTTTCTTACGCCGGAATTGGTTTAGCAGGCTTAGTGGCACCCACCCTATCCAAACAAAAAAATCTAAAAAATGCTACTCTCATCATTACTCTGGCTAGTTTTCTAGGAGGAAGCATCCGATTGGTAGCTACCTTCTTATCAGGAATTATTTTCTACGCAGACTACGCTCCAGATGGTATGCCTGTCTGGTTTTATTCCTTTACCTACAATATCAGCTATATTCTTCCTTCCACTGCAATTGCCTCTATTCTGCTCATTTTACTCTATAGAGCAAGACCAGGTTTTTACAATATTTAA
- a CDS encoding DUF368 domain-containing protein, whose translation MASWISRIIKGMIIALGFILPGVSGGVLAAILGIYERLIGFLANIRKDFKENFLYFVPVGIGGILGIALFSFPVEFLLQHFQVPVLWAFAGAIVGTIPSLLKESTQKSKRDSIDLAWLIGTFIISGFLLYNLSDLVGTLPATFASFVLAGALIALGVLVPGLSPSNLLLILGIYTPMLNGFKSLDLFGTFLPIAIGGVLAMVAFSKVMDHALKVYHSRVYHFIIGIVLSSTLLILIPQAGNEEAISYAGAGFGTWISAVLLFILGAWLGLWMSKLEEKYK comes from the coding sequence ATGGCTTCTTGGATTTCAAGAATTATTAAAGGTATGATTATCGCACTCGGCTTTATCTTACCTGGTGTCTCTGGGGGGGTACTCGCTGCTATCCTCGGAATCTATGAGCGACTAATTGGATTTTTAGCAAATATTCGAAAAGATTTCAAGGAAAACTTTCTTTATTTTGTTCCTGTAGGAATTGGTGGAATTTTGGGAATCGCCCTTTTCTCTTTCCCTGTAGAATTTTTATTGCAACATTTCCAAGTCCCAGTTTTGTGGGCCTTTGCGGGAGCAATCGTGGGAACTATTCCTAGCCTACTTAAAGAATCAACTCAAAAGAGTAAACGAGATAGCATTGATTTGGCTTGGTTGATTGGGACATTCATTATTTCTGGCTTCCTACTTTACAATTTGAGCGATCTTGTCGGGACACTTCCAGCTACTTTTGCTAGTTTTGTATTGGCAGGTGCCTTGATTGCTTTAGGGGTACTTGTTCCTGGACTCAGCCCTTCAAACTTACTATTGATTTTGGGTATCTACACGCCAATGCTTAATGGCTTTAAATCGTTAGACCTTTTCGGTACCTTCCTACCAATCGCAATCGGTGGCGTTCTTGCAATGGTGGCCTTTTCAAAAGTAATGGACCATGCTCTGAAAGTATACCATTCACGTGTTTATCACTTTATCATTGGGATTGTTTTATCATCTACCCTCTTGATTTTAATTCCGCAAGCTGGCAATGAAGAAGCTATTTCCTACGCTGGTGCAGGATTTGGTACATGGATTTCCGCAGTCCTTCTCTTCATTTTGGGAGCATGGTTAGGGCTTTGGATGAGTAAACTTGAGGAAAAATATAAATAA
- a CDS encoding phosphoenolpyruvate carboxylase — translation MAIQKLENYNNKEAIREEVTILTSILEEVAAQMMPVETFAKIVELSQLSRQDDYQALIAIISQLNNDELAVISRYFAVLPLLINISEDVDLAYEINHQNNIDQDYLGKISTTIDMVSKQENAAEILEKLNVVPVLTAHPTQVQRQSMLDLTKHIHELLRRYRDVKLGLLNKNKWEDELRCYIEIIMQTDMIREKKLKVTNEITNVMEYYNSSFIKAVTKLQREYKRLAAEKGIVLNNPRPITMGMWIGGDRDGNPFVTAETLKLSALTQCEVIMNYYDEQLYKLYRNFSLSTSIVNVSTAVKMLADLSEDSSVYRENEPYRRAFHYIQMKLANTRDYLVHNKPSDVRYSNVAEFKADLLAIKQSLVENKSMALLKGDFTELLEAVEAFGFYLASIDMRQDSSIHEASVAELLASARIVEDYSSLSEEAKCHVLLKQLETDPRILSATHMPKSEQLEKELAIFAAARELKDKLGEEIIKQHIISHSESVSDLLELAVLLKEVGLVDVDKARVQIVPLFETIEDLDNAPDTMRQYLQLDLAKRWIAGNKYYQEIMLGYSDSNKDGGYLSSGWTLYKAQNELTQIGQDYGVNITFFHGRGGTVGRGGGPSYDAITSQPFGSIKDRLRLTEQGEVIGNKYGNKDAAYYNLEMLVSATLDRMVTQMITDPNEIDGYRETMDEIVSDSYRIYRDLVFNNPHFYDYFFAASPIREVSSLNIGSRPAARKTITEIGGLRAIPWVFSWSQNRVMLPGWYGVGSSFKRFIDKHPDNLSKLQKMYESWPFFRSLLSNVDMVLSKSNMNIAFEYAKMCESEEVRNIFHVILDEWQLTKEIILSIEQNDELLAELPFLKASLDYRMPYFNVLNYIQIELINRLRRGELSKEQENLIHITINGVATGLRNSG, via the coding sequence ATGGCTATTCAAAAATTAGAAAACTATAACAACAAGGAAGCAATCCGTGAAGAAGTAACGATTCTAACATCTATTTTGGAAGAAGTAGCAGCCCAAATGATGCCTGTAGAGACTTTTGCTAAAATTGTAGAATTATCACAATTGTCTCGTCAGGATGATTATCAGGCATTGATTGCTATTATCAGTCAGTTGAATAATGATGAACTAGCAGTTATTTCTCGATACTTTGCTGTTTTGCCACTTTTGATTAATATATCAGAAGATGTTGATTTGGCCTATGAAATCAACCATCAAAACAATATTGATCAAGATTATCTTGGTAAGATTTCAACAACAATTGATATGGTTTCCAAACAAGAAAATGCAGCTGAAATCCTTGAAAAGTTGAATGTTGTTCCAGTCTTGACAGCCCATCCTACTCAGGTTCAACGCCAGTCTATGCTTGATTTAACCAAGCATATTCATGAGTTGCTTCGTCGTTATCGCGATGTAAAATTGGGCTTGCTCAATAAAAACAAATGGGAAGATGAGCTCCGTTGTTACATTGAAATTATCATGCAGACGGATATGATTCGTGAGAAGAAGTTGAAGGTAACCAACGAAATCACAAACGTTATGGAGTATTACAATTCTTCCTTTATTAAGGCTGTCACTAAGTTGCAGCGGGAATACAAACGTTTGGCCGCTGAGAAAGGAATCGTCTTAAATAATCCTCGTCCAATTACAATGGGTATGTGGATTGGGGGAGACCGTGATGGAAATCCATTTGTTACTGCAGAGACCTTGAAGCTGTCAGCTTTGACTCAGTGTGAAGTCATTATGAATTATTACGATGAGCAACTCTATAAACTCTATCGGAATTTTTCGCTCTCAACTTCCATTGTAAATGTATCTACAGCGGTTAAGATGCTGGCGGATTTATCTGAAGATAGTTCTGTCTACCGTGAAAATGAGCCTTATCGTCGTGCTTTTCACTATATTCAGATGAAACTTGCAAATACAAGAGATTATCTAGTTCACAATAAGCCGTCAGATGTCCGCTATAGTAATGTAGCCGAGTTTAAAGCTGATTTATTAGCCATCAAACAATCTTTGGTCGAAAATAAATCTATGGCGCTATTGAAAGGTGATTTTACAGAATTGCTTGAAGCGGTTGAAGCGTTTGGTTTCTACCTAGCTAGTATCGATATGCGCCAAGACTCTTCTATTCATGAAGCAAGTGTTGCGGAACTATTGGCTTCTGCCCGTATCGTAGAAGACTACTCCAGTTTATCTGAGGAAGCTAAATGCCATGTTCTTTTGAAACAGTTGGAAACAGATCCACGCATTCTTTCTGCAACGCACATGCCAAAGTCAGAACAATTAGAAAAAGAACTGGCCATCTTTGCTGCTGCGCGTGAATTGAAAGATAAGCTAGGTGAGGAAATCATCAAGCAACATATTATTTCACACTCGGAGAGTGTTTCTGATTTGCTGGAATTAGCTGTCCTATTAAAAGAAGTTGGTCTAGTAGATGTCGATAAGGCCCGTGTTCAGATTGTTCCACTTTTTGAGACAATCGAGGACTTAGATAATGCACCTGATACCATGCGTCAATATCTGCAATTAGATTTAGCGAAACGTTGGATTGCAGGCAATAAATATTACCAAGAAATCATGCTTGGCTACTCAGATTCCAACAAGGATGGTGGCTACCTATCCTCCGGCTGGACACTCTACAAAGCACAGAATGAATTGACGCAAATTGGTCAAGACTACGGAGTAAACATCACCTTCTTCCACGGTCGTGGAGGTACTGTTGGTCGTGGTGGTGGTCCTTCCTACGATGCGATTACATCTCAGCCATTTGGTTCCATCAAGGACCGGCTTCGTTTGACAGAACAAGGCGAAGTGATAGGTAATAAATACGGTAACAAAGACGCAGCCTACTATAATTTAGAAATGCTGGTATCTGCAACGCTTGACCGTATGGTCACACAAATGATTACCGATCCAAATGAAATCGATGGCTATCGCGAAACCATGGATGAAATTGTATCAGATAGCTATCGTATATATAGAGATCTTGTGTTCAATAATCCACATTTTTATGATTATTTCTTTGCCGCTAGTCCAATTCGTGAAGTATCAAGCTTGAACATTGGCTCACGTCCAGCGGCTCGAAAAACCATCACAGAAATCGGTGGTTTGCGTGCGATTCCATGGGTATTCTCCTGGTCACAAAACCGTGTCATGTTGCCAGGTTGGTATGGAGTTGGTTCAAGTTTCAAACGCTTTATTGATAAGCACCCTGATAATTTGTCTAAGTTACAAAAAATGTATGAATCTTGGCCATTCTTCCGTTCACTTCTATCAAACGTGGATATGGTATTGTCTAAATCCAATATGAATATCGCATTTGAATATGCTAAAATGTGTGAAAGCGAAGAGGTACGAAATATCTTCCATGTCATTTTAGATGAATGGCAGTTGACCAAAGAAATTATTTTGTCAATCGAGCAAAATGATGAGCTTTTAGCAGAACTACCGTTCCTAAAAGCTAGTCTTGATTATCGTATGCCTTATTTCAATGTGCTCAACTATATTCAAATTGAACTGATTAACCGCCTCCGCCGTGGCGAACTCAGCAAGGAACAAGAAAACCTCATCCACATCACCATCAACGGTGTGGCGACAGGTTTACGAAATTCTGGTTAA
- a CDS encoding RNA polymerase sigma factor — protein sequence MGIKLDEYEKEIIGIAEEISYYLQKSGAGPADSQDIAQDVLVKLLESDIVLPFEKLRAWLYRSAVRAYIDKYRRDKRYHEILQKEFFTPENFLVYDQEDYEELYQAVADLPEKYQQVIDLYYFQDMSVKEIAHILGAGQSWVKISLYRGRKQLRKALEERGYDYEDF from the coding sequence ATGGGCATCAAATTAGATGAATATGAAAAAGAAATTATTGGTATTGCAGAGGAGATTTCCTACTATTTGCAAAAATCAGGAGCCGGCCCAGCTGACAGTCAGGATATTGCCCAAGATGTTCTAGTCAAATTGCTTGAATCTGATATTGTCCTTCCTTTCGAAAAACTAAGAGCTTGGCTTTACCGATCTGCAGTTCGGGCTTACATTGACAAATACAGGCGAGACAAGCGCTACCATGAAATTTTACAAAAGGAGTTTTTTACACCTGAAAATTTTTTGGTCTATGACCAAGAAGATTATGAGGAACTCTATCAAGCTGTTGCAGACCTGCCAGAAAAATACCAGCAAGTGATTGACTTATACTACTTCCAAGATATGAGTGTCAAAGAGATTGCGCATATTTTAGGTGCTGGTCAAAGTTGGGTGAAAATCAGCCTTTACCGTGGACGCAAACAGTTGAGGAAAGCACTAGAAGAGAGAGGATATGACTATGAAGACTTTTGA
- a CDS encoding glycosyl hydrolase family 25 → MRKKLNPMIVVFFLSFFALIFITGVTGNTVNKTEAANEPAVTQSNTSTSSKTTNSSSSYYIANALEMKPIIDVSAWQRPSEIDYDTLSKNISGAIVRIQSGSHTKNENTATDKNGVDKSFDTHIKEFQARNIPVAVYAYVTGNSIESMQEEARSFYKAANKYKPTFYWLDVEEYTMDDMNAGVEAFRKELETLGAKNIGIYVGTYFMEDHSINVDKFDAVWIPTYGDDSGYYNAAPNTDLDYDLHQYTSRGYVNGFEHHLDLNIITTLKGPNEVYQKLFTTPE, encoded by the coding sequence ATGAGAAAGAAACTAAATCCGATGATTGTTGTTTTTTTCCTATCCTTCTTTGCTCTTATTTTCATCACTGGGGTGACTGGAAATACTGTAAATAAGACGGAGGCAGCTAACGAACCCGCAGTCACACAATCAAACACCAGTACAAGTTCTAAAACAACAAATTCTAGTTCAAGTTATTACATTGCAAATGCGCTCGAAATGAAACCTATCATCGACGTTTCTGCTTGGCAGAGACCGTCTGAAATTGACTACGATACACTTAGCAAAAACATTTCTGGCGCAATCGTTCGTATTCAAAGTGGATCACACACTAAAAACGAAAATACTGCGACTGATAAAAATGGGGTAGATAAATCCTTTGATACCCATATTAAAGAATTTCAAGCAAGAAATATACCTGTTGCTGTCTATGCCTATGTCACGGGAAATAGCATTGAGAGCATGCAGGAGGAAGCTCGAAGCTTTTATAAGGCCGCAAATAAATACAAGCCAACCTTCTATTGGTTAGACGTTGAAGAATATACCATGGATGATATGAATGCTGGAGTGGAGGCTTTTCGAAAAGAGTTAGAAACTCTCGGTGCTAAAAACATTGGAATTTACGTTGGAACCTATTTCATGGAAGACCACAGCATCAATGTGGATAAATTTGATGCAGTCTGGATTCCTACATACGGTGATGATTCTGGCTACTACAATGCCGCTCCAAATACTGACTTGGACTACGATCTTCACCAATATACCTCACGTGGTTATGTAAACGGCTTTGAGCACCACCTAGACCTCAACATTATTACAACCCTGAAGGGTCCTAATGAAGTTTATCAGAAACTATTTACAACACCCGAATAA
- a CDS encoding histidine phosphatase family protein, with protein sequence MKIYFVRHGKTEWNLEGRFQGYSGDSALLPQALEEVDLLGKHLADLPLDAIYSSDLQRAEKTAQFIAQHNRHCQQVTTSPQLREWNFGQLEGTKIEDFKSAYPQEFFALKHNLTDFHSELFGAESVEQVTQRFMEFIYSLKDTAAETVLIVSHGAILTASIHRLLGFPLDQLRHRGGLDNASISILETTDFEHFTELTWNDTRYKSH encoded by the coding sequence TTGAAAATCTACTTTGTCCGTCACGGTAAAACCGAATGGAATTTGGAGGGGCGCTTTCAAGGCTATTCTGGGGACTCTGCCCTCCTGCCACAAGCCTTGGAAGAGGTTGACTTGCTCGGAAAACACTTGGCTGACCTACCTCTTGATGCCATCTACTCCAGCGACTTACAGCGTGCAGAAAAAACTGCCCAATTCATTGCCCAGCACAACCGCCACTGCCAGCAAGTTACGACCAGTCCTCAACTACGTGAATGGAATTTTGGACAGCTGGAAGGCACTAAAATCGAGGATTTCAAGTCTGCCTATCCTCAAGAATTTTTCGCCTTGAAGCACAACCTGACAGATTTTCACTCAGAATTGTTTGGTGCCGAGTCGGTTGAACAAGTCACCCAGCGGTTCATGGAGTTTATCTACTCGCTCAAGGATACGGCTGCTGAAACAGTCCTTATTGTCAGCCACGGAGCTATCCTAACCGCTTCCATTCATCGACTGCTGGGCTTTCCTCTCGACCAACTTCGTCACCGAGGCGGTTTGGACAATGCTTCCATTTCCATTTTGGAAACGACCGACTTTGAACACTTTACCGAACTAACTTGGAATGATACTCGTTATAAATCTCACTAA
- a CDS encoding aminoacyl-tRNA deacylase, whose protein sequence is MAKKVKIKKTLVDQILDKAKIDHDSLVLNALEGQLPPGIEEKDIYKTLALTGDKTGPVIGIVPITEHLSEKKLAKISGNKKVSMIPQKDLEKTTGYVHGANNPVGIRQKHNFPIYIDQSALELGHLIVSAGEIGRSIKIDSQVLADFVKADFADLIEGRD, encoded by the coding sequence ATGGCAAAAAAGGTTAAAATAAAGAAAACCTTGGTGGACCAAATATTGGACAAGGCTAAGATCGATCATGATAGCCTTGTTTTAAATGCCCTTGAAGGCCAATTACCACCAGGAATTGAAGAAAAAGATATATACAAAACGTTGGCATTAACAGGTGATAAGACAGGACCTGTCATTGGTATTGTGCCTATTACTGAGCACCTGTCTGAGAAAAAATTAGCCAAGATCTCTGGCAATAAAAAAGTCAGCATGATTCCACAAAAAGACTTGGAAAAGACAACTGGCTATGTTCATGGTGCCAACAATCCCGTCGGCATTCGTCAGAAGCATAATTTCCCAATCTACATTGATCAATCTGCCCTTGAACTCGGTCACTTGATTGTCTCTGCTGGTGAAATTGGTCGCTCGATTAAAATCGATAGCCAGGTTTTAGCTGATTTTGTAAAAGCTGACTTTGCCGATTTGATTGAGGGGAGGGACTAG
- a CDS encoding FtsW/RodA/SpoVE family cell cycle protein, translated as MKIDKRQLLNYSILIPYLILSVIGLVMVYSTTSATQIINGRNPFRTVINQAGFWIVSLVAIYTIYRMKLSFLRKKAVIYSVILVEVFLLAISRLFTPINGAHGWIPLPIAGTLQPAEYLKLIIIWYLAHEFAKQQADIRTYDYVSLIKGSWIPKEFTDWRVVSLLLLGLVATLPDLGNATIIVLIMVVMISVSGIAYRWFSTAVLGIVAASTVILGTIRILGVETVEKIPLFGYIARRFAAYFDPFGNATNSGLQLTHSYYAMSNGGWLGRGLGNSIEKKGYLPEAHTDFAFSIVIEELGFVGASLILALLFFLIIRIIIVGVRARSPFNAMMALGMAGMLLIQTFVNIGGISGIIPATGVTFPFLSQGGSSLLIISIGIGFVLNIDANEKRRLIEEEIERTLI; from the coding sequence ATGAAGATTGACAAACGCCAGTTGTTGAATTACTCCATACTGATTCCCTATCTCATCTTATCGGTGATTGGGTTGGTCATGGTCTATTCGACAACCAGTGCTACGCAAATTATTAATGGTAGAAATCCATTTAGAACAGTGATTAACCAGGCAGGATTCTGGATTGTCAGCTTGGTAGCAATCTATACGATTTATCGTATGAAATTAAGTTTTTTACGCAAGAAAGCCGTTATCTATTCGGTTATTTTGGTAGAAGTATTTCTGTTAGCTATTTCTCGGTTGTTTACTCCGATTAACGGGGCTCATGGCTGGATTCCTCTGCCAATCGCAGGAACCTTGCAGCCGGCAGAATATTTGAAATTAATTATCATTTGGTATCTGGCACATGAGTTTGCAAAACAACAGGCGGATATTCGGACTTATGACTATGTATCGTTGATTAAAGGAAGTTGGATTCCGAAAGAGTTTACAGATTGGCGGGTGGTCAGTCTGCTCCTCCTAGGTCTAGTTGCGACACTGCCAGACTTGGGAAATGCGACGATTATTGTGCTGATTATGGTCGTGATGATTAGTGTGAGTGGGATTGCCTATCGCTGGTTTTCAACAGCGGTTTTGGGAATTGTAGCCGCCTCAACAGTTATTCTAGGGACGATTCGTATTTTGGGTGTAGAAACGGTGGAAAAAATTCCGCTCTTTGGTTATATTGCTCGTCGTTTTGCTGCCTATTTTGATCCATTTGGTAATGCCACCAACTCAGGTCTTCAATTGACTCATTCTTACTATGCGATGAGTAACGGTGGATGGCTTGGACGTGGCTTGGGAAATTCGATTGAGAAAAAGGGGTATCTACCAGAGGCCCACACCGACTTTGCGTTTTCGATTGTCATTGAAGAACTCGGTTTTGTCGGAGCTAGTTTAATTCTAGCCTTATTGTTCTTTTTGATTATTCGAATTATTATTGTAGGCGTCCGTGCTCGTAGTCCATTTAATGCGATGATGGCACTTGGAATGGCAGGTATGCTTCTGATTCAAACATTTGTCAATATCGGAGGAATTTCAGGAATTATTCCTGCAACGGGGGTAACTTTCCCCTTCTTGTCACAGGGTGGATCGAGTCTTTTGATTATTTCCATCGGGATAGGGTTTGTTTTGAATATTGATGCTAATGAAAAACGTCGATTAATTGAAGAAGAAATAGAGCGTACGCTAATTTAG